Part of the Paenibacillus guangzhouensis genome is shown below.
CGGTTATTATTTGAACCCGTTGCTTAATGTGCTGCTTGCGGTTGTCTTCCTTCGTGAGAAACCAAACCGTGGCCAATGGCTCGCGATTGCCATAGCTGGTGCCGCGGTGCTCATCATCGCCATCGACTACGGACGGTTCCCATGGATCTCAATCTCACTGGCCGCGACGTTTGGCTTGTACGGCCTCGCGAAGAAAAAGATCGGACAAGACGCTTCTGTCGGCTTACTGTCGGAGACGGGTGTAGTCCTGCCCGTTGCGCTCGGCTACTGGATCTATTTGGCTACCGTAGGAAAGACAACGGCATGGACGCTACCTGTATCCACGTTCGCCGAACTGCTTCTTTCCGGCGTGGTAACAGCGCTACCGTTGCTTTTCTTTGCGCGAGCGGCCGCCCGGATGGCGCTGTCCACGCTAGGTTTCGTACAATACATCGGGCCGACGATCATGCTGTTACTGAGCGTATTCGTGTTCAAGGAATCGGTCTCGCCGGTTCTTCTCATCGGCTTCACGCTCATCTGGACAGCGCTTGTCGTATACGCTACGGCATCAATTCGCGGCACGAAACTCGCGAAGTCGCGCTGACGGGACACGATAGGTGAATACTATACATTACTGAGCAGACTACCGCAGTCTGCTCATTTTATTGAACACACGGGCAGGGTAGTTGAATCGATTACTACTGTTCAATTGAAAAAAGTTTTCATGAGTATCATCGCACACAGAGTCAGCTTAAGAAATTCGTAAGAGTAAAGTAAGAAAAAAGAAGATTACGTCCTGTAAGATATAGTTATGAGAGAGCGAGAGGAGAAAAGAATATGGAGCATAAGTACGAACGATTCGATTGACCAAGGCTTTTCAAGAGCAGGAAGTCGTCTCGAATGTCAATGATTTTTCCCCATAACTAGTTAATCAACACATCTATTGCAGAAGAAAGGAAGATAAACGTTTGAAAAACAATATGAAGTTAGCTATGATTCTCCTGGCCGCTGCCAGTATCGGACTCGCCGGATGTACAAAAGAATCCTCCGTCACTAGAACACCAAGTTTGTTCCAGCAAAACTCTTCTATATCGACAAACACAAATGCAAATTCAGAAACGTCGGAGATTAGAAATGACTCGAATGCAGTAAAAGGGGATATTTCTCAAATAGATGTAACTAACATTCATTCCCTAAAAATTCAAAGTAGCGCTGCTATCGTTACAGTCATAGGCGACAAACAACTCGATCAAGCAGAATTGGAATTATCCAAGGGCAATTCACAAGGAATGGATACCAACATGACTACGTCGATCCAAGATGGAACATTACAGATTATACTTGAAAATAAACAAAAAATCATAAATACGGGGCCATTGCCTTCTTTAACGATTCGTCTTCCGTATAAAGAATTCAAATCCCTTAAGATAGATAATAAAATTGGAAACATATCCGTTGAGTCAGAATTGTCGGTCCAAGACTTAAATGTGAGCAGCAATACCGGCGACATTACTGTAACGGATGTCATTGGTGTGGAAAGCAGTAACATATTTACTAACGTTGGTAGCGTCGAATTCGCTCTACCTGATCAACCAGCACCTCTATATGTAAATCTATCAACAAAAATAGGAACTATCGATAATCAGGTTACTCTTGAAAAGGCAGCAAATACCACAACGGTTGTTTCCAAAGAACTCCATGGATATGTTGGTAAGGCTCAATCCGAAAGTGCAACGCTCAACATTTCCACACAGGTGGGCGATATTCTATTCAAAAATTAAGTGTCATCATCGTACCAAGCTTGCCATAATCATGATCACGTGAATGAGAGACGTTAGAATATAGTTCATCGAGTTTATAACCTTCCATAAGAGATTCAAAGCTCTTATGGGAGGTTTTATTTAAGTGATGATTCACATGTTGGAACCAGCAATGAATTACAACAATCGCTCAGTTTCACTAGAAGTTAAATGATTTAGCACTGGGTGAAGCAGAAACCATGTTTTTAAAGAATTATAACCATCAATGGAAACCTTTTTTTAGATTGTGTTAATCTGTCTAATAGTGAACTCAATTTAGAAAGAGGGATGTTACTTGAAAAGAAACGTATTATATATTGAAGATAATGAGAAAATAGGCAGTCTGCTAAAAGAAGAATTGGAACAGCGAGGATATTCGGTTCGGTGGCTGCTTTCTGGTGAAGGAGCCGAAAGAGAAGTAAATCAGCATGAAGTAGTTATTTTGGATATCATGTTACCCGGTTTAGACGGATTTACAGTGGGAAAACGATTAAAGAAAGCAGCTCCTGCTGTTCCTATTTTGCTGTTATCTGCTCGAACATCGATAGATGACAAGGTAGATGGTTTACAATTTGCTGATGACTATTTAACGAAACCATTCCATACGGATGAATTGGTTGCAAGATTAGAAGTATTAATCCGTCGAAGAGGTGGAACACATTCCGTACGCATTTCATTAGGAGATCATATTGAAGTAGATACGGAAGTCCAAATGGTATATGACAAACGCACAGGGGAAGAAATAATATTGACTGGGAAACAACATCAAATTTTAATGTACTTCTTACGCCACCCCAATCAAGTTATACCAAAAGAACAAATCTATGAAGCAATTTGGCAAGAAACTTATATCACTGGTGATAAAACCATAATGGTACATATCCATCGACTGCGTCAAAAGCTGGAACGTCATCCCGATTCCCCAGAGATAATTGAAACGTTGAAGGGAATCGGCTACCGGGTGAAACGATGAAGCAGAATAGATCATTATTTCGTCGTTTTCTAAAAGTACATTTTCTATTTATCTTTCTTCCTCCCATTGTACTTATTTTCTTCAGTGCGTTTGTTGGGGTTTCTGATACCCATGAAAAAGATCTACATACGGCAAATCTATTTTACGTTACCGTGCTATTGTTTGGTTTTATTATTGTCGCATTTGTTATATTATCTTGGCTGTTCTTCTTGAAACTTCAAAAACGTCTCGCCCGCTTACAGGAAGTCATGTCATCTTCTGCTAAAAATAACTCATTTCCGAAACCCATATCTGTTCAAGCGGATCGTATGGATGAGATAGACCAGTTAGGAAGTTCTTTTAATTCGATGATTCAGCAGCTTGAAGACAGTCGTAAACGAGCATATGAAGAGGAAATGTTACGACATCGACTCATTGCGAATTTATCTCACGACTTACGAACGCCACTTACCATTTTGAGAGGACATGTCACCAAATTAAATAAAGAATCCATGAGTTTAGAAGGACAAAACTCGTTAACAGAGATCAACCATACGATTACAAGAGTCGGAGATCTAATGGATGATTTACTTACCTATACATTGCTTACCTCAGGAAAACATCCTTTTGGGCCCGTTTCAACAGATATTGGGCGTTTAGTAAGGGCATCTGTTGCTGCGTGGTATCCTGTATTTGAGGAAAAAGAAATCCAGCTCGATGTTGATTTACCGGCAGACGAAACATTTTATTGGGAAGCAGATCCTACATGGATGACACGGGTTCTGGATAATTTATTTCAGAATATTATTCGCCATGCAGCAGAGGGGAAATATGCAAACATTGTGGTTGATGTAGAAAAAGAACAGATCATTGTTGCAGACAGAGGTCCAGGTATGGATAACTCTTCCTATGAGCGTGGGGCGGGGATTGGTTTATCGACTTCAAATTATATGTTGAAAAAAATGAAGCTGAAGGCTGACTTTACATCAAATGAAAATGGCACAAAAGTAGCTATTGGTAGAGCGTAACTTAAAGTTAACCCAGAAGTAAACAGCATGATAACCGAGATGTAACTTTGCTTCTTTATAATGAGAACCATAACAGAAAGGGAGTGTTATGGTTGCTTACAATTAATAAGTTGGTGAAACATCGCGGAACTGGGGTAATCCTATCAGGTATCAGTTTTAAAGCTAGACCAGGCAGAGTAACTGGTTTTTTAGGTCCCAATGGGGCAGGTAAAAGTTCTACACTTCGCATCCTCCTTGGATTAGATCGTGCCACCTCAGGGAGTGCACTAATTCATGGCAAGCCATTCGCAGAATTACATAATCCTCTAACAACAGTAGGCGCCGCACTTGATGGATTTGGAGCCCATCGTATGCGAACAGGACGGGCACATTTGCGTTGGATTGCTCGTGCCGCAGGATTGCCTCGTTCACGTGTCGAGGAAGTTCTGGAAATCGTAGGACTTACGAATGCAGCTGGGAAAAGGGTTGGGAGTTATTCCCTTGGTATGGGGAGAAGACTTGGAATGGCAGCTGCACTTCTTGGTGATCCCGAAATATTGGTCTTAGATGAACCCGTCAACGGGCTCGACCCACAAGGAATTCGCTGGATTCGGACATTTCTACGTGAACGTGCTGCGTCTGGTAACACGGTGTTGCTATCCAGTCATCTCATGGGAGAACTTGCAGAGACTGTTGATGATGTGGTGATTATTAATCATGGAAAAATCGTTGCAGATGGAACATTGGAAGAAATAATAGGTAACCATTCTACGCTGGAGGAAGCCTTTTTTGCCCTGACATCTGAACATGCAGGTGATGTTCTATGAGAGCATTCAACGCAGAATTATCTAAATTGTTCTCCCTGCCGAGCATTTGGCTTGCCTTTCTTATTGGAGCATTTGCCCCAGCGGTCGTTGCTGCCTTGGACAGTATAGCACAAAAAGAGGAGATAATAGCTGGAATTAGCACACGGTTATCAGAAGTTGGTTATATTGGGTTAGGTTTTGGTGTACAAGGTGTCATCATCCTTGGTGTGCTTGCTGTTAGCAGTGAGTATTTGACAGAGAGCAGCGAGTCGGGTGGAGGACAACAGATTACAACAAGTTTAACGGTTGTTTCATCACGACTTCATTTTTTGCTGGCAAAAGCATGCGCTGTGACGTTGATCAGCATACTGCTTTGTATTGTTGCTATGATGACAATTGTGCCAACAACGCATTTTATACTTGGTGAATATGCACCTGCATTTGAATGGTCTAGACTGATCGGTGCAGTTTGTTACTGGACATTCACCGCTCTTTTAGCATTTGGGATTACTTTGCTAACGAAGAATGGCATCATCCCGCTTGCTGTACTCATCATAAATTCATCCGTTGTATCATTTAGTGTCCTGCTTTCTAAGATTTCAAGGTTGGCGTTCTACTTACCAGATCGGGCTGGACTAGAAATGTTTATGTTTACGAGTGACACATTTCACACGCCGTCCACAGGCAGTTTTTTCGATAGATTTCACACCCCGTTCACAGGCGGTTTAGTCATGTTTGCTTGGGTAGCTGTTTTTTTCATTATTGCAGCTATTGTATTCCATAGGAGGGACGTTGCAGCATGAGTGTCTCTTCTGGTAGAAAGATAACACAAATCCTTGGTGCTGAACTGGACAAATTAGTAACATTACCATGGATATGGCTCACTCTAATTGGTACATTCATTCTTAATTTAGTTTTAGCCGCAGCTTTTACTGCTGTTGGTCTACAAGGGGCAGTAGGAACGCAAAGTATGCTGAATATAGGACTTGCTTCTATGAGATATCTTCAAGCAGGATTCATTATTCTTGGTATCCTAGCTACTTGTTCGGAGTATACTGGTGGACAGATTCGAACTACTTTAATTACGATACCTTGGCGTGGATTTCAATTATCCACGAAGCATTTGGCATTGGCGTTAATAACAATTCCAGCGGCTGTTATTATTGCTGCATCAGGTGTACTTTATACTTTTATTAGGATGAGAGACACAGCAGTAGGGTTTGAAATAGACAAAATGATAGAAGCATTATTAGGTGCAACAGGCTATCTAATATTAACCACACTTCTCAGCGCGGCTATAGGTGCTATTTTAAGACGAACCACTCCTGCTTTAGTGGTACTGCTTGGTTATTATTTCGTTGTCAGTCCATTGTCGAGAGATTTTCTATCTAGGTTTAAAAAGTATTTTCCGGATACGGCAGGATATTATATGTATATACCGCCTTCACCTGATGAAATAAATGTCCTTACACCAATGGAAGGGACAGGTATTTTAATGTTATGGACACTGATCTTTATTACAGTAGCAATTGTATTTTACCGTAAACGAGATGCCTAAGTTTAGGTTTCATTAGTTTGACATAATAAGGAAATTAATTGAACATATATGCTTAAAAGTCGCGTAGTTGCGGCTTTTTTTGTTGTAACGATATATGTTCTTGTCATTTTGCGATGACAAGAACTTGATCCGATTCCCGCTTCGTGACAGTCGCAGGCATATTTTTATGGGGAGGCATTATTATGGCCTTGTTCGACTTGATATCGAATTTCAAGATGAGTGCGATGGCGATCGCATCATGCGTCGGGGCGGTGAGTCTGGCTGCCTTGTTCGCCACGTATCAATGCTGCGCCATCATTTATAGACATCCAGCGCTATAAATTTGAAAATATAGATGAATGGAGATTGGGCCGAAGAGTTGAGGTGAAAGGAGATCTCAGAAAATATGGAGCGGTAGAGAGGGATGCGGATGGCCGGATGTTTGTCGTAGAGGCAGGTGTCACGATCGAAGGAAAGACAGGGAAGCTGATTTCCGTAACGATAAAGCCAAAGACAGACAATCAGAAAAGGGAAGTCGTTAACAGACAAATGAGGTTTGAGCAGAGATAACATATATAGGGCATGACATATTGCGCTACAATCAAGGACCGCCCCCTGTTGCATGCGAATTTTGGCGCCTTTTGTAAATATTTATCAAAAAAAAGCTGGTAATTGAGTGACAAATACTGTATTATACTTTTTTGGGGGAATTTTCAAATGCGAGGTTATTCGAGGTGGGAATATTTAGGTACTAGCAGCAGTTGAATTTGCATAATACATCAAAGGGAGAGACTCAATTAACAATGAAAAAGATATTAACATTTGTATTAGTTATTTCTATGGTTGCGATCCTTGCAGCATGTGGTGGGAAAGACACCTTAACAGTTTTTAAGAGTGGTGACAACAAGTTTCAGGTAAGTGCCTCTAATAGTTGGAAAGATGCGGACGGCCAGCTACATCCAGATAGCGACCTTCAAATCTATAATCCTCAAAAAGAAAAATATTTCATGGCTCTACTCGAACCAAAAGAGGATTTCACCGATTCTTCACTACAAAAGTATTATGATATAGTTACCGAACCATTCGTTTCTTCATTAGACACTCCAAAGCAAGGAGATGTAAAAGAAGTTACGATTAATGGGAATAAGGCGCTACAATATACGCTTGAAGGTACTGCAGACAATGTAAATGTTGCTTATATAGTCACCGTTATCGAAACACCTACACATTACGGTCAATTGATGGCTTGGACGCTTAAGAGCAATTGGGACGGATATAAAGATGAATATACGAATTTGATCAACAGTTTTAAAGAAGCAAATTAATCCCCGACCTCTTTTGACCTGTATAGTTCTGAAATACCCCATTAGCATGATACATAATTATAAATAATAGCCTTTCTTTAGGGGCTGACTAATACGTCACTAAAAAGTAAAAGCAGATGGAGATAAACGCACAGTTTAACTCCATCTGCTTTTTAGTTTTTTGGGGCTATTGAAAGTAGTTAGGTGGATGTCCGCTACTTTTAATATATTGTGTGCAATTTTTCTTGGGTTAAACGCCCTTTATTTTTGCGTAAAACGGATCGATTTCTCTATTATTATCGCCAGGTTTTATGCTACGATATTATCCACAACAGAGAATGACATATAAAGGTAAATTATATCTTATCATACATTTTTGGTGCTACGAATTGAGTTTTATGAAAGCGAATACATATCTAGTGAATAGAATGTAGGAAATTGAGGGGTCATCATTGCAAACACGTATCATCCCATTAAAGGAGGCAAAACAATGTGTTTCCGGACAGATATCCATTGGCCATCATTTCTATCGCGGCATGACATGCTGTGGAAGACCAAGCCGATTAGCTGGAGCGAAGGAGCTTTTATCGGAAATGGGCTTCTTGGAGCCATGATATATAGCGAAGAACACCGTGATCAACGTCATGTGCTCAGATTTGTGCTCGGACGTACGGACGTGACAGCTTCGCGCACAGGTGGCCCCAATAACTTTCCCGTACGGGTGCCTATCGGAGAGCTGGTATTAGAAATGGAAGGATGGATCTATCAGCCTTGCGAGATTCGGATTGACTTGTGGAATGCAGAAATGCGGGCGTTTATCCCAACAACGAAGGGAGAAGTAAGGTTACGGGCTTTGGTTCATGCCATATCACCTATTTTGTTCATTGAACTTGACACCGATGAAGGAGAACAAGGGGCGATAATGAATTGGTACGCCTATCCTGAACTGAGCCCGATCTTGAAAAATGCGGATGGGATAAATTTGAATCAATATATTCCCGACACTGCCGTAGAGAGGAACGAAGAGCAAGGAATTTACTACGGTGTTCAATACTACGGCGGAGACGAAGGCTGCACAACGGCATGGAAGTTCCATGATGTCGAAATGAACAGGGAGAATGGGGAAGATGGCGAGCATGGCGCCGAATACCGACGTAAGTGCCTACTGACCGTGATGAAAGGAGTTTCCGATTCGGATCGTGAAAAGGCCGCCCAGGTGCTTGAAGAGATCAATCTCACAGAGTCCGGGTTAACTTCATGGATTGCTTCTCATCGTCAGTGGTGGCATGATTATTATCCCGCAAGCTTCATCTCGATTCCGGATATGCAGCTCGAGAGCTTTTACTGGATTCAGATGTATAAGCTGGCTTCCGCAACGAGAAAAGATCAGCTGCCCATAGATAATCAAGGCCCGTGGATGACGTCAACGCCGTGGCCGGGACTTTGGTTTAATATGAACGTCCAGATGAGCTATTCGCCAATGTATACCTCGAATCGGCTAGAACTAGGACAATCTCTTATTTCTTCGCTCCGGCAAAATGAGAAACAATTGATACATAACGTTCCTGAACCGTTACGCAGTGATTCGGCCGGCCTCGGGCGGAGCAGCAGCTATGATCTGAACAGTCCGGTCGATGATGAAATTGGAAATTTGACGTGGCTCCTGCACAACTGCTGGAGACATTATCGATATGCGATGGATGAGGAGCTGCTTCGTGACTTCTTATATCCGCTCCTTCGGCGCAGCATTTGCTTGTATTTGCATCTATTGGAGGAAGGGCAAGACGGCAGGCTTCATCTGCCTCACATGGTATCGCCTGAATATGGCTCCTTCAAACAACTCACTACCCGCGATTCCCATTACGATCTTTCGCTATTGCGCTGGGGTTGCGAAACGTTGCTGCAGGCATCGGAGAGGCTCAAGATTAAGGACTCGCTTCAGGCGCGATGGAATGAAGTTCTTGCCCGTCTGACGCCGCTTCCGGTTGATCCGACCACAGGCTACAGAATCGGGAAGGATCTCGGCCTCGAGTTCGGCCATAGGCATTTCAGCCATCAGCTAGCCGTATTTCCGCTGCACATTGCCGGTCATTCAGAGGAAGAACGGACAGTAGCGATCCGTACACTCAGACATTGGATCGCCATGGAAGGTGATCTTCGCGGATTCAGCTTCACCGGAGCGGCTTCGATAGCGGCATCGCTGGGCCTTGGCGATGAGGCGCTCGGCTATCTGCGCACCCTGATGCACTTCATGACACCGAATACGATGTATAAAGAAGCGGGACCCGTCATTGAGACGCCTCTAGCTGGCGCGGAGGCGATTCATGATATGCTGCTCCAGAGCTGGGGAGACCTGATCCGGGTATTTCCCGCCGTTCCAGGCGAGTGGCAGGATGCCGTTATTCACAATCTGCGCGCTGAAGGCGGATTTCTTGTAAGCGCCGTCTACAGCGCCGGACGGACGGAGTTCATTCGGATTCGTAGTCTAGTGGGTGAGCCCTGCCGCATACGTACCGATCTCACTGGCTTAGAACAGGGATTTATGATTGAATCGCAAGGGAAAAGTCTGGACTACAAGTTGCATGAGGACCAGTCCATCGAAATATCGCTGGTACCAGGTGAGGAAGCGGTTATCTACGCAGCAGACGGCAGACAGCCCGGAAAAATTGCACCGATACCGGCTGAATCTGGCATGTGCAATTTATTTGGAGGGAAGAAACCTTGGCGATTATACGGATTTCCCAAATAAGCCCCGGGAGGGAATCGGATGATGTTCAAGCAGCTGCGCAAGTACAACCGAAGCGTGATTGTAACCTGGTTGGTTTCCTATATCACCGTTCTTATGGTACCGACGCTCATCAGTTTTGTCATGTATTCGATCTCGTTCAACCAGGTCAAGGCCGAGACCAGCCGGGCGAATGATCTACTGCTCGAGCAGATGGAAATGTCCATTGACAGCAAGCTGAAGGGTCTTGATCAACTAAGCCTTGAAATCGCGTTAAACCGTAACATATCGAGCTTCTCCAGTATTGATTCTCCGCTGTTGGACGCGCACTACTATGATCTGTTTCAAATTTCGGAGAGTCTGAGAACCTATAAGAACGCCAATGATTACATTGATCAAATCTATGTGTGGTATACGAATAGTGACACAGTCATATCCACTTATGATCATATGAACAGCGAAGGTTTGTATCAAAAGCTGCGCCCCCAGCAAAATACGACTTTCGAGGCGTGGAACGGCTTATTTGAACATAAATATGTAAACGCTTATACACCGATGAAGTACTGGGATGACGGCACGGTGGCCCCGGTGGTCGTATTCGCACGCTCACTCGTCTTCAACATGCCAGGCCAGCCGCCTGCCATCGTCTTATTCGTCATGAAGGATGCCAAGTTAATCGAGAGTGCTCCTCGGTATCCGGATGCAAGCATGTTCATTCTGGATGCGGAAAACCGCTACATCGCTGCTCCGGATCATTCCGGAACACTGCCGCAGCGGCTCGGATACGAAGAGCTTCAGGGGCAACGGGGGATGGTGTATAAGGAGGTACAGGAACATCAGGCGGCAGTCTCCTTTATTACGTCCAAAATTACGGGCTGGAAATACGTATCCGTCGTACCGGCAACCCTGTTCAACGAGAAAATGGAGTATATGCGCAAGTTGACCTGGATCAGCATCGGGCTGTGTTTTTTGGTCGGCGGCGTCATCTGCGTCCTCTTTCTGCGTAAAAATTACATGCCAATCCAAGTCATGCTGCAGAGTCTTTCCCATAAATTCGGATTGCGATTCGACGGCGGTTCGAGTGAATATTCCTTTTTGCAAGGTGCTATCCATGATTATTTTACGGAAAAAGAAGATATGCGTGCCCGCTTGGACAAGCACCGGAATACGATCCGCGCCCATCTGCTCCGCAGACTGCTGAAAGGGGCTTTAGAGCAAGATGCACTCTTGCATGAATCGCTAGCCGCTCATCACATCCGGTTTTTGTCCGAACGGTTTGTCGTCATGCTCATATCGGTGGATGATTACGGAAAATTCGAACAATACGGCTCGGAAGACCTCTCGGATAAAAAACAGCAAATGCTGCATTTTATTCTGACAAACGTGCTGGAAGATACATCAGCAGGCGAGGCTCTGGTATACGCCACAGATATGAATGATATTCTTGCATCGGTTGTGAATTTCCAAAACAGCACTTCTGTAGAACAGGAAGAGCGGATCCTGGAGCGCATTACGGCACAGATTCGTGAATTTATGCATGAGCAGATGCAGGTGAATCTGACGATCGCGGTTGGTGAAGTTCATTCCCACATCTATGGCATTACGCAGTCCTACCAGGAGGCACTGGATGCGCTTGAATACCGGATTGTACTTGGGAGTGGGCAATTCATCCGATATGTGGATACACATGTGAAGCATGCATCGGGACATCATTATTATTATCCTCTAAGCGTGGAACAGCAGCTGATTTATGTGGTGAAAAGCGGGAATTATCCGAAAGCGGAAGCTCTGCTTGAG
Proteins encoded:
- a CDS encoding helix-turn-helix domain-containing protein, encoding MMFKQLRKYNRSVIVTWLVSYITVLMVPTLISFVMYSISFNQVKAETSRANDLLLEQMEMSIDSKLKGLDQLSLEIALNRNISSFSSIDSPLLDAHYYDLFQISESLRTYKNANDYIDQIYVWYTNSDTVISTYDHMNSEGLYQKLRPQQNTTFEAWNGLFEHKYVNAYTPMKYWDDGTVAPVVVFARSLVFNMPGQPPAIVLFVMKDAKLIESAPRYPDASMFILDAENRYIAAPDHSGTLPQRLGYEELQGQRGMVYKEVQEHQAAVSFITSKITGWKYVSVVPATLFNEKMEYMRKLTWISIGLCFLVGGVICVLFLRKNYMPIQVMLQSLSHKFGLRFDGGSSEYSFLQGAIHDYFTEKEDMRARLDKHRNTIRAHLLRRLLKGALEQDALLHESLAAHHIRFLSERFVVMLISVDDYGKFEQYGSEDLSDKKQQMLHFILTNVLEDTSAGEALVYATDMNDILASVVNFQNSTSVEQEERILERITAQIREFMHEQMQVNLTIAVGEVHSHIYGITQSYQEALDALEYRIVLGSGQFIRYVDTHVKHASGHHYYYPLSVEQQLIYVVKSGNYPKAEALLEDIFRENFSGRPVSVPLAKCLMYNLASTMLNTLDEVSVTSKRMLELHLLDVEQLLACEHVLQMKEQMKGKLKQVCEWILTEKRDHHRYLIEDVQCYIANQLHDPNLNISMIGDAFRMTPSYISRLYKDHTGETLLDTINRSRLAEAKDLLQEHKLTVNEVAGRVGYADVSTFVRTFKKFEGTTPGAYQKAAN